A stretch of Miscanthus floridulus cultivar M001 chromosome 13, ASM1932011v1, whole genome shotgun sequence DNA encodes these proteins:
- the LOC136500596 gene encoding L10-interacting MYB domain-containing protein-like isoform X4, with amino-acid sequence MSSCSPPEVRGYDLHTTPARHNPIMMDRGRAHWDDHTTRMFLDLCIAEKEKENYNSKGLTKIGWHNLYRNFKEHTRRVYDTKQLQNKFNSLKRMYNLWRQQNDKTRGGWDKNSSTITQDADACDNQITENSAAEDFRGKALAHEDALTILFGSMDGKDSTKLCVGGDRTPSGGGEDNGARVSEVNIGCPEENIGCYRIGRVSQWSSQEHMVDSRPTKRYKNTGYYGELISESMLESRNESNAIWREQEEVIELLQLVEKDGVSQGSELFFIATELFRSPIRRAAFRCITTPKNRIAWIRWTWDNVKM; translated from the exons ATGTCATCATGCTCTCCACCTGAAGTTCGTGGCTACGATTTGCATACAACTCCAGCAAGGCACAATCCCATCATG ATGGATCGAGGCCGTGCTCATTGGGATGACCACACTACAAGAATGTTCCTGGACCTTTGCATCGCTGAGAAGGAAAAGGAAAACTATAACAGTAAGGGGTTAACCAAGATAGGGTGGCACAATCTGTATCGCAATTTCAAAGAACACACACGCAGGGTTTATGATACCAAACAGCTGCAGAACAAATTTAACAGCCTGAAAAGGATGTACAATTTATGGAGGCAACAAAACGACAAGACTAGAGGCGGGTGGGACAAGAATTCAAGCACCATTACACAAGATGCTGACGCATGTGACAATCAAATCACG GAGAATAGTGCAGCAGAAGACTTTCGTGGCAAGGCGCTTGCACACGAGGATGCGCTCACCATTCTTTTTGGCTCCATGGATGGCAAAGACAGTACAAAGTTGTGTGTTGGTGGTGATAGGACACCAAGTGGGGGAGGTGAAGATAACGGTGCACGAGTGTCAGAGGTCAATATCGGATGTCCGGAGGAGAACATAGGATGCTATAGGATTGGCCGTGTGTCCCAATGGTCAAGCCAGGAGCATATGGTTGACAGCCGCCCAACCAAGAGGTATAAGAATACAGGGTACTATGGCGAACTCATATCTGAGAGCATGCTTGAAAGTAGGAATGAAAGCAATGCCATCTGGCGTGAGCAAGAGGAGGTGATAGAGTTGCTGCAGCTTGTAGAAAAGGATGGTGTATCTCAAGGATCTGAGTTGTTTTTTATAGCTACTGAGCTATTTAGGTCACCAATCCGACGTGCGGCCTTTAGGTGCATTACCACTCCAAAGAACCGAATTGCATGGATCCGATGGACTTGGGATAATGTTAAGATGTGA
- the LOC136500596 gene encoding L10-interacting MYB domain-containing protein-like isoform X2, with amino-acid sequence MCRSSRPAKVTTLAYSSMSSCSPPEVRGYDLHTTPARHNPIMMDRGRAHWDDHTTRMFLDLCIAEKEKENYNSKGLTKIGWHNLYRNFKEHTRRVYDTKQLQNKFNSLKRMYNLWRQQNDKTRGGWDKNSSTITQDADACDNQITENSAAEDFRGKALAHEDALTILFGSMDGKDSTKLCVGGDRTPSGGGEDNGARVSEVNIGCPEENIGCYRIGRVSQWSSQEHMVDSRPTKRYKNTGYYGELISESMLESRNESNAIWREQEEVIELLQLVEKDGVSQGSELFFIATELFRSPIRRAAFRCITTPKNRIAWIRWTWDNVKM; translated from the exons ATGTGCAGATCGAGCCGTCCCGCCAAG GTGACAACTCTGGCTTACTCCTCGATGTCATCATGCTCTCCACCTGAAGTTCGTGGCTACGATTTGCATACAACTCCAGCAAGGCACAATCCCATCATG ATGGATCGAGGCCGTGCTCATTGGGATGACCACACTACAAGAATGTTCCTGGACCTTTGCATCGCTGAGAAGGAAAAGGAAAACTATAACAGTAAGGGGTTAACCAAGATAGGGTGGCACAATCTGTATCGCAATTTCAAAGAACACACACGCAGGGTTTATGATACCAAACAGCTGCAGAACAAATTTAACAGCCTGAAAAGGATGTACAATTTATGGAGGCAACAAAACGACAAGACTAGAGGCGGGTGGGACAAGAATTCAAGCACCATTACACAAGATGCTGACGCATGTGACAATCAAATCACG GAGAATAGTGCAGCAGAAGACTTTCGTGGCAAGGCGCTTGCACACGAGGATGCGCTCACCATTCTTTTTGGCTCCATGGATGGCAAAGACAGTACAAAGTTGTGTGTTGGTGGTGATAGGACACCAAGTGGGGGAGGTGAAGATAACGGTGCACGAGTGTCAGAGGTCAATATCGGATGTCCGGAGGAGAACATAGGATGCTATAGGATTGGCCGTGTGTCCCAATGGTCAAGCCAGGAGCATATGGTTGACAGCCGCCCAACCAAGAGGTATAAGAATACAGGGTACTATGGCGAACTCATATCTGAGAGCATGCTTGAAAGTAGGAATGAAAGCAATGCCATCTGGCGTGAGCAAGAGGAGGTGATAGAGTTGCTGCAGCTTGTAGAAAAGGATGGTGTATCTCAAGGATCTGAGTTGTTTTTTATAGCTACTGAGCTATTTAGGTCACCAATCCGACGTGCGGCCTTTAGGTGCATTACCACTCCAAAGAACCGAATTGCATGGATCCGATGGACTTGGGATAATGTTAAGATGTGA
- the LOC136500596 gene encoding L10-interacting MYB domain-containing protein-like isoform X3, producing MSSCSPPEVRGYDLHTTPARHNPIMASMDRGRAHWDDHTTRMFLDLCIAEKEKENYNSKGLTKIGWHNLYRNFKEHTRRVYDTKQLQNKFNSLKRMYNLWRQQNDKTRGGWDKNSSTITQDADACDNQITENSAAEDFRGKALAHEDALTILFGSMDGKDSTKLCVGGDRTPSGGGEDNGARVSEVNIGCPEENIGCYRIGRVSQWSSQEHMVDSRPTKRYKNTGYYGELISESMLESRNESNAIWREQEEVIELLQLVEKDGVSQGSELFFIATELFRSPIRRAAFRCITTPKNRIAWIRWTWDNVKM from the exons ATGTCATCATGCTCTCCACCTGAAGTTCGTGGCTACGATTTGCATACAACTCCAGCAAGGCACAATCCCATCATGGCAAGT ATGGATCGAGGCCGTGCTCATTGGGATGACCACACTACAAGAATGTTCCTGGACCTTTGCATCGCTGAGAAGGAAAAGGAAAACTATAACAGTAAGGGGTTAACCAAGATAGGGTGGCACAATCTGTATCGCAATTTCAAAGAACACACACGCAGGGTTTATGATACCAAACAGCTGCAGAACAAATTTAACAGCCTGAAAAGGATGTACAATTTATGGAGGCAACAAAACGACAAGACTAGAGGCGGGTGGGACAAGAATTCAAGCACCATTACACAAGATGCTGACGCATGTGACAATCAAATCACG GAGAATAGTGCAGCAGAAGACTTTCGTGGCAAGGCGCTTGCACACGAGGATGCGCTCACCATTCTTTTTGGCTCCATGGATGGCAAAGACAGTACAAAGTTGTGTGTTGGTGGTGATAGGACACCAAGTGGGGGAGGTGAAGATAACGGTGCACGAGTGTCAGAGGTCAATATCGGATGTCCGGAGGAGAACATAGGATGCTATAGGATTGGCCGTGTGTCCCAATGGTCAAGCCAGGAGCATATGGTTGACAGCCGCCCAACCAAGAGGTATAAGAATACAGGGTACTATGGCGAACTCATATCTGAGAGCATGCTTGAAAGTAGGAATGAAAGCAATGCCATCTGGCGTGAGCAAGAGGAGGTGATAGAGTTGCTGCAGCTTGTAGAAAAGGATGGTGTATCTCAAGGATCTGAGTTGTTTTTTATAGCTACTGAGCTATTTAGGTCACCAATCCGACGTGCGGCCTTTAGGTGCATTACCACTCCAAAGAACCGAATTGCATGGATCCGATGGACTTGGGATAATGTTAAGATGTGA
- the LOC136500596 gene encoding L10-interacting MYB domain-containing protein-like isoform X1, with the protein MCRSSRPAKVTTLAYSSMSSCSPPEVRGYDLHTTPARHNPIMASMDRGRAHWDDHTTRMFLDLCIAEKEKENYNSKGLTKIGWHNLYRNFKEHTRRVYDTKQLQNKFNSLKRMYNLWRQQNDKTRGGWDKNSSTITQDADACDNQITENSAAEDFRGKALAHEDALTILFGSMDGKDSTKLCVGGDRTPSGGGEDNGARVSEVNIGCPEENIGCYRIGRVSQWSSQEHMVDSRPTKRYKNTGYYGELISESMLESRNESNAIWREQEEVIELLQLVEKDGVSQGSELFFIATELFRSPIRRAAFRCITTPKNRIAWIRWTWDNVKM; encoded by the exons ATGTGCAGATCGAGCCGTCCCGCCAAG GTGACAACTCTGGCTTACTCCTCGATGTCATCATGCTCTCCACCTGAAGTTCGTGGCTACGATTTGCATACAACTCCAGCAAGGCACAATCCCATCATGGCAAGT ATGGATCGAGGCCGTGCTCATTGGGATGACCACACTACAAGAATGTTCCTGGACCTTTGCATCGCTGAGAAGGAAAAGGAAAACTATAACAGTAAGGGGTTAACCAAGATAGGGTGGCACAATCTGTATCGCAATTTCAAAGAACACACACGCAGGGTTTATGATACCAAACAGCTGCAGAACAAATTTAACAGCCTGAAAAGGATGTACAATTTATGGAGGCAACAAAACGACAAGACTAGAGGCGGGTGGGACAAGAATTCAAGCACCATTACACAAGATGCTGACGCATGTGACAATCAAATCACG GAGAATAGTGCAGCAGAAGACTTTCGTGGCAAGGCGCTTGCACACGAGGATGCGCTCACCATTCTTTTTGGCTCCATGGATGGCAAAGACAGTACAAAGTTGTGTGTTGGTGGTGATAGGACACCAAGTGGGGGAGGTGAAGATAACGGTGCACGAGTGTCAGAGGTCAATATCGGATGTCCGGAGGAGAACATAGGATGCTATAGGATTGGCCGTGTGTCCCAATGGTCAAGCCAGGAGCATATGGTTGACAGCCGCCCAACCAAGAGGTATAAGAATACAGGGTACTATGGCGAACTCATATCTGAGAGCATGCTTGAAAGTAGGAATGAAAGCAATGCCATCTGGCGTGAGCAAGAGGAGGTGATAGAGTTGCTGCAGCTTGTAGAAAAGGATGGTGTATCTCAAGGATCTGAGTTGTTTTTTATAGCTACTGAGCTATTTAGGTCACCAATCCGACGTGCGGCCTTTAGGTGCATTACCACTCCAAAGAACCGAATTGCATGGATCCGATGGACTTGGGATAATGTTAAGATGTGA
- the LOC136499081 gene encoding BTB/POZ domain-containing protein At1g30440-like → MACLKLGSRADVFRKQGQEWYCTSGLPSDITVVVGEQSFHLHKFPLLSKSGLLEKRIREKIDKGDDSCTIDLSDIPGGAKAFELAAKFCYGVKFEMTASNVVHLRCAADYLEMTEEISEENLIAQTEYFLTQTVLRSWKDSVKALQTCDNVLEVAERLQIVKRCVDSIATRSCSDPDLFGWPVAQYGGPMQSPGGSLLWNGISTGARPRNSSPDWWYDDVSCLSLPLYKKLISAMEYRGISQEIIVGSLNHYAKRRLPGLNRRKSISDVSNCLSMTSLTSIPSEDDQKYLLEEIDRLLPFQRGVTSCKLLFGLLRTAIFLKANPSCMSNLERRIGMQLDKASLEDLLIPNVSDSVETLYDVDCVQRIVDHFLAMDQETGGASPGIGEDGQMLASPYLMPTTMVAKLIDGYLAEVAPDMNLKLPKFRCLAAAIPDYARPIDDGLYRAIDIYLKAHPHLSESEKEELCRVMDCQKLSLEACTHAAQNERLPLRIIVQVLFFEQLQLRSSIAECLMISEPLDGVGGGGVSRQLGGLPVSGEHHRGAGWPLAARENQTLREGMDSMKQRVFELEKECSAMREDIERLGRSRSAGKSRFPFALTAKPVCSTKDKEAAPETSKSKSKSKAVATGSEDKLAVVKGGAASDGALQLKHRKHKMNLSAC, encoded by the exons ATGGCCTGCCTCAAGCTGGGATCCAGGGCTGATGTGTTCCGGAAGCAAGGGCAGGAGTG GTACTGCACATCTGGTCTTCCCAGTGATATAACTGTGGTAGTTGGGGAACAGTCTTTCCATCTTCACAAG TTTCCTCTATTATCAAAAAGTGGCCTGTTAGAGAAGCGTATCAGAGAGAAAATCGATAAGGGGGACGATAGCTGTACCATTGATCTATCTGACATTCCTGGTGGAGCAAAGGCTTTTGAACTGGCTGCCAAATTTTGCTATGGTGTAAAGTTTGAAATGACTGCCTCCAACGTTGTACACCTTCGTTGTGCTGCTGATTATCTTGAGATGACAGAAGAGATATCTGAGGAAAATTTGATCGCACAGACCGAGTACTTCCTCACCCAAACAGTCCTCAGGAGCTGGAAGGATTCAGTCAAGGCGCTTCAAACTTGTGACAATGTCCTTGAAGTTGCTGAAAGATTGCAAATTGTAAAGAGGTGTGTAGACTCTATTGCAACTAGATCATGCAGTGACCCTGATCTATTTGGATGGCCTGTAGCCCAGTATGGAGGCCCCATGCAGAGTCCTGGAGGGAGTCTCTTGTGGAATGGTATTAGCACAGGAGCAAGGCCAAGAAATAGCAGCCCGGATTGGTGGTATGATGATGTCTCATGTTTAAGCCTTCCGTTATACAAAAAACTCATCTCAGCCATGGAGTATCGGGGCATCAGTCAGGAGATTATTGTTGGATCCCTTAACCATTATGCGAAAAGGCGTTTGCCTGGTTTGAATCGGCGTAAAAGCATCAGTGATGTCAGCAACTGTCTTTCTATGACTAGTTTAACATCCATCCCTTCTGAAGATGACCAGAAATATCTTCTTGAGGAGATCGATCGACTACTACCTTTCCAAAGGGGTGTTACATCATGCAAGCTACTTTTTGGCCTTCTGCGCACAGCAATCTTCTTGAAAGCCAATCCCTCCTGCATGTCGAACTTGGAGAGACGGATAGGTATGCAGCTTGACAAGGCCAGCCTGGAAGATCTTTTGATACCGAATGTCTCTGATTCTGTGGAAACACTGTATGATGTGGACTGTGTGCAGAGGATTGTAGACCATTTCTTGGCAATGGACCAAGAAACTGGTGGGGCCTCCCCTGGCATTGGTGAAGATGGGCAAATGTTAGCCTCACCATATTTAATGCCAACAACGATGGTTGCTAAGTTGATTGATGGTTATCTAGCTGAAGTTGCACCAGACATGAACTTGAAGCTGCCAAAGTTTCGGTGTTTGGCTGCTGCTATACCAGATTATGCTCGTCCAATAGATGATGGGCTTTATCGTGCTATTGACATATATCTCAAG GCGCACCCACATCTGTCAGAATCAGAGAAGGAAGAGCTCTGCCGGGTGATGGACTGCCAGAAGCTGTCCCTGGAGGCCTGCACGCACGCAGCTCAGAACGAGCGCCTCCCTCTCCGCATCATCGTGCAGGTCCTCTTCTTCGAGCAGCTCCAGCTACGGAGCTCAATCgcggaatgcctcatgatctcgGAGCCCCTTGATGGTGTTGGTGGCGGCGGCGTCTCGCGGCAGCTTGGCGGCCTGCCTGTCTCGGGCGAGCACCACCGTGGCGCCGGCTGGCCCCTGGCTGCCAGGGAGAATCAGACGCTTCGGGAAGGCATGGACAGCATGAAGCAGCGGGTGTTTGAGCTGGAGAAGGAGTGCTCCGCCATGAGAGAGGACATCGAGCGGCTCGGCCGCAGCCGGAGCGCCGGCAAGAGCAGGTTCCCGTTCGCGCTCACCGCAAAGCCCGTCTGCAGCACCAAGGACAAGGAGGCTGCTCCGGAGACGTCGAAGTCAAAGTCAAAGTCAAAGGCAGTGGCGACGGGGAGCGAGGACAAGCTGGCCGTGGTCAAGGGTGGCGCTGCCAGTGATGGCGCGCTGCAGCTGAAGCACAGGAAGCACAAGATGAACCTGTCAGCCTGTTAG
- the LOC136501846 gene encoding uncharacterized protein, whose translation MYKLPDQRFSIWTTSNYKPAKLHNEDVLVLTLDPEHPRVLTRDALAITCGLPMGKQDVPQDLLECPDVAVKSALLVAHGKDQNLSMHAAITASKVAAEKNDHMLQARIFIAAVFNFAMFTTSSNYFTPENMAAVSNIKKLVTTDWCRKLLNHMMNCLKTFHQSRRVHSAVSFVVSIFEIFSFLRTAMLRLGDPEDPNVKHYTEPKVKDIINEIKKGVKLKDWKDTVYGRNAITEVQPDEIVYTTDYQKQISISLTIYVRKRKVLKDKGPKVTKKVSKKRNRLDESSDESNNHDQESDDESNNHDQFSRAGIDRRVIRLYKKHVLERTRDGIKLDILNHQVSEIAYVECFKLQGLMHTAIMFLQCELWNQEWKEKAMDKVILSQKAMSELLSPDNGTKMLANELGLQNPKQIFIPIVHEKHWFLFVISSNKTIYILDSFPS comes from the exons ATGTACAAACTTCCTGATCAACGATTTTCCATATGGACTACTTCTAACTACAAGCCTGCGAAGCTGCATAATGAAGATGTTCTTGTGCTCACTCTTGACCCAGAGCATCCTCGTGTGTTGACACGAGATGCTTTGGCAATTACATGTGGCCTTCCAATGGGTAAGCAAGATGTACCACAGGATCTTCTTGAGTGTCCAGATGTTGCTGTGAAGAGTGCTCTTCTTGTTGCTCATGGAAAGGACCAGAATTTGAGTATGCATGCTGCTATAACAGCTTCTAAAGTTGCTGCGGAGAAAAATGACCACATGCTGCAAGCCAGGATTTTTATAGCGGCTGTATTCAACTTTGCAATGTTTACAACCTCCTCAAATTATTTTACTCCTGAAAACATGGCAGCTGTCTCTAATATAAAGAAGCTTGTTACCACGGACTGGTGCCGGAAATTACTAAATCATATGATGAATTGTCTGAAAACCTTCCATCAAAGTCGGAGGGTTCACAGCGCTGTGTCCTTTGTTGTAAGTATCTTTGAAATCTTTTCTTTTCTTAGAACAGCAATGTT ACGCCTTGGGGATCCCGAAGATCCCAATGTTAAACACTATACTGAGCCAAAGGTGAAGGATATCATTAATGAAATTAAGAAAGGTGTCAAG CTGAAAGATTGGAAAGACACAGTGTATGGCCGTAATGCCATTACAGAAGTTCAACCTGATGAGATTGTATATACCACGGATTACCAGAAACAGATAAGTATAAGTCTTACCATATAT GTTAGGAAGAGGAAAGTGTTGAAGGATAAGGGTCCTAAGGTGACGAAAAAAGTGTCGAAGAAGAGAAACAGATTGGATGAGTCCAGTGATGAGAGCAACAATCATGATCAGGAGTCTGATGATGAGAGCAACAATCATGATCAGTTTTCTCGTGCTGGTATAGACAG GCGCGTTATTCGTCTCTACAAGAAGCATGTTCTAGAAAGAACTCGAGACGGAATAAAACTGGATATATTGAACCATCAAGTGTCAGAAATAGCTTATGTAGAATGTTTCAAGCTACAAGGACTTATGCACACTGCCATAATGTTCTTACAATGTGAATTATGGAATCAAGAGTGGAAGGAAAAAGCCATGGACAAAGTTATATTGTCTCAAAAGGCAATGTCTGAATTGTTATCCCCGGACAATGGAACAAAGATGTTAGCTAATGAGCTTGGACTGCAAAATCCAAAGCAGATATTTATACCTATTGTTCATGAAAAACATTGGTTCTTGTTCGTGATCTCAAGCAACAAGACCATCTATATTCTGGATTCATTTCCTTCCTAG